Proteins co-encoded in one Mycobacterium mantenii genomic window:
- a CDS encoding PadR family transcriptional regulator, producing MLELAILGLLIESPMHGYELRKRLTGLLGAFRAFSYGSLYPALRRMQAEGLIAEDAAPAGTPVRRARRVYQLTDEGRRRFGELVADTGPHNYTDDGFGVHLAFFNRTPAEARMRILEGRRRQVEERREGLREAVARASSSFDRYTRQLHQLGLESSEREVKWLNELIAAERAMPGLSEQT from the coding sequence TTGCTGGAGCTCGCCATCCTGGGTCTCCTGATCGAATCGCCCATGCACGGTTATGAGTTGCGCAAACGGCTGACCGGTCTACTCGGTGCGTTCCGGGCGTTTTCGTACGGTTCGCTCTACCCGGCCCTGCGGCGCATGCAGGCTGAAGGGTTGATTGCCGAGGATGCCGCGCCGGCCGGGACGCCGGTCCGGCGGGCCCGGCGCGTTTACCAGCTAACCGACGAGGGCCGCCGGCGCTTCGGTGAACTGGTGGCCGACACGGGTCCCCACAACTACACCGATGACGGCTTCGGGGTACACCTGGCGTTCTTCAACCGGACTCCGGCAGAGGCGCGGATGCGCATTCTGGAAGGTCGCCGCCGTCAGGTCGAGGAACGGCGGGAAGGTCTGCGCGAAGCCGTTGCGCGGGCCAGTAGCTCGTTCGACCGCTACACCCGTCAGCTTCATCAATTGGGGCTCGAGTCCAGTGAGCGCGAAGTCAAGTGGCTCAACGAGCTCATCGCTGCGGAGCGGGCTATGCCCGGCCTCTCCGAGCAAACGTAA
- a CDS encoding DUF5318 family protein encodes MRLQRQVVDYALRRRSLLAEVYSGRTGVSEVCDANPYLLRAAKFHGKPSQVMCPICRKEQLTLVSWVFGEHLGAVSGSARTAEELVMLATRFEEFAVHVVEVCRTCSWNHLVKSYVLGAARTAPPPRGTGRTRTARNNARTAIE; translated from the coding sequence GTGCGACTGCAGCGACAAGTGGTGGACTACGCGCTCCGGCGGCGCTCACTGCTGGCCGAGGTGTACTCGGGCCGCACCGGAGTGTCCGAGGTATGTGACGCGAATCCTTATCTGCTGCGGGCCGCCAAGTTTCACGGGAAACCGAGCCAGGTCATGTGTCCGATCTGCCGCAAGGAACAGCTGACGCTGGTGTCGTGGGTGTTCGGGGAGCACTTGGGTGCGGTGTCGGGCTCGGCGCGCACGGCCGAAGAGTTGGTGATGTTGGCCACCCGCTTCGAGGAGTTCGCCGTCCACGTGGTGGAGGTTTGCCGCACCTGCAGCTGGAACCATCTCGTCAAGTCATATGTGCTCGGTGCGGCGCGCACGGCACCTCCTCCCAGGGGTACCGGACGCACGCGGACCGCGCGCAACAACGCCCGCACGGCCATTGAATAA